The genomic DNA AAATTAAAGCGATCCTTACGGGCTTTTCAGAAAATTTCGATGCTACAGAAATGGGCTCTCCGCTTACAGTCTCTTGAAATTTTTCAAGTTTTTCAAAATCACCGTCAGGCCTTTCCCCATCAGCGCTCACAGGCAGTGAAACCATAAAACAAGTAGTTAGAAGCAGAGGTAAAAGAATTTTATAATTTTGACCCAGCATAAATGTTACCAAGTGTTTGAATATTTATTAACAATATTATAAATATAGAGAGGTAATAATTTAAAGACTTTTATAGAGCTGATGAATAGAATATTTCACTTTGCGAGTTTATTGCTTGCTATCACTTGCAGCTCAACGAGTTTTGCAGAGTATCCAGAGGACGTATTTTTCAAATACGCCGAAAACAAAGTCACACGTGCCGTATCAAATCAAGTCATATGGGGAGGCCCAACGGAAGGTCCTGCCGTACGCCATGAAAAGAACATTATTTTTGTTGCGTCAGATCTGCGCAACGGGGGTGTCTATGGTGTAGGAAAAGGTTTATCGGAAGCGATGTCCAACATTGATTGGCACCTGCGTTTTATCGACGGTCTTGGCTCTGAAGTACGCCAAGGGGCAGCCATTAGAAAAGCGATAGGTTTTCAGCCAGATGCTATCGTGCTTGGTGGAATTGATGCTGTCCGACACCAGAAGATCTTAAAACAAGCTCAAGATTTGGGAATTACTATCATTGGCTGGCACGCCACGGAGCTCGCAGGTGGAAACCCTGATATTGGTCTCTTCACGAATATCACGACCGATCCATTAGATGTCGCTGAAGTTGCTGCGCTGCTTGCGATTGTTGACTCAGATGAACAAGCAAAAATAGTAGTATTCACAGATCCAAACTACGAAATTGCGATGATTAAGGCTAACGCTATGGTCGACACCATCAAGCAGTGTCGTAAATGTGATGTTCTGGAACTTATCTACCTTCCACTCGACCAAATCGACCAAAAAATGCCTGCTACCTTGAAGATGCTAGAAAAAAAACACGGCGACAATATCACTCATATTTTGGCGATAAACGATCTGTACATCGACTATGCCATCCCCTCTTTAGAATCTAACCTAGAAGAAAATAAACTGATCCCAAACAACATTTCAGCGGGAGATGGTAGCAAAGCCGCCTACAAGCGAATCAACAAAGATCAGTTCCAATCAGCGACTGTTCCAGAGCCTTTATACCTGCAAGGTTGGCAAATCGTTGACGAACTCAACAGAGCATTCAATAGCATGCCACCGAGTGGTTATTCTGCACCTGTTCACCTCGTAACTCCAAACAACGTCGCAGAGCTGATTAACAACGAAGCGACTGGCATTTATGACCCTAAAAATGGCTACCGTGAAGCATATCTGAATATTTGGAAGCCGCAATGAAACTGAATCAAATAAACATTACCCAGCGCTTCATCATCTCCAACTTCATTTCGCTACTTATCGTAAGCCTTGCAGTGATCATGGTGATTCGCTCTTTATATTATGTCGAGTCGACACTTAAAAACGAAACCTCAACACATGTATCTGAATTGATTGTGAACTCAGAGATCAGCCGCCGAGTTTTCACGCTTACCTCTCGAGTGAAATTACTTGAACAGACCTTTTTGTTCAGTGAAAACACCTTATCAGAAGAAGCATTTAACGTTGACTACCAACTTCAAAAGCTCAGAGATTTATCGACCAACGAAGGTTTTTCGCAAAAGATCGACGCGTTCATTGATAACTTCCATCGTTTCTTGGGTAGCTCACTTGCACTCAATCGAATACTCAAGCAAACCAATCAAATAGATGCCACCTTAGCAGCACAATTGAACCAACTGGAGTTTGCGATTGCCGACAGCAAACTGAAGCACCTCAACCAACATGACTTTATTCGTTATAACAACGAGCTCGATCTCATGAACATGTTGAGAGAGTCCTTTCTTACTTCAGGAAAAATGGTCGGTGATATTCATAGCCGCATTACGCCAGAAACAGAAAAAGTGCTTTTGATTAAAGTCGAAAAAGAGCTCGACATATTCTTACTGCACTTAGAAAACGTTGATATTGAGACAGCAGCAGTCATTGAACAGAAGAAACTCATTCAGAAAACAGTTAAACGCTATAACGCGGCGCTGAAACGAATTCGTGCCAACCTTGAGCAACGCTGGCTAGTGATGGCTTCGCTTTTAGATGCGCAAAGCGACTTGCTCGAAATGGTTGAGAACACGGAATCACGCGTTCAAAATCAAGCATTGGTGCTTACCGCTCAACTGGAAGAAGAGATCGGAGAATCACGACTTAACGCCATTATGATCAGTTTCTCTGCCGTTATCTTATCTCTACTACTGCTTAACTATGTGGTAAGGAATCACATTCAAAAACCACTGAATGCACTCAAGCACGGTTTTGACCGCTTAGAATCTGGTAGCTTAAGAGAACCTATCGCACTTGGCAGAAGCGATGAGTGGTCTCATTTGGAGAAAGCCTACAATGACATGGCAGGAAGGTTGTCTGAAGCTTATCTAGAACTGACTGAAGAGAAAAAGAACTTCGACTTTCTCGCCCACCACGACCCATTAACAGGGTTAGCGAACCGGCTGTTAGCCACAAAAAAGCTGGATGAAGAGATCAAACGTTCACGTGAACAGGATACCTGTTTCTTGCTCTTTTATTTAGATATCGACGAGTTTAAAACGATTAATGACTCTCTCGGTCATGGACAAGGTGACAACCTACTTATCAATGTATCTAATATCCTAACCACCCTAGTTGGCCATAACGGCTTTGTTGCACGAATGGGCGGTGACGAGTTTATGGTCGTGTTCTCTAACATCAGCTTAAGTGAAGGCGAACAGCTGGCAGAGCGTTTAAACCAGTCACTTCGTAAGCCTTACTATACCGAAGACAACTCAATATTTGTTGCAGCCAGTATCGGCGTATGTGAATACCCCACTCATGGCGCTAACGGTGAAACTTTAGTTCGAAACGCCGACACCGCCATGTATCATGCTAAGCGTAATGGCAGAGACCAGTACCGCGTTTATGCCGATAAGATGACCCACGAAGTGAATGATCTCATCGAAACTAACATGGGTCTGCATCAAGCGGTTGCGAACGATGAATTAGAAGTATTTTTCCAACCAAAAGTCGATTTAGATTCGCAAGAGATCATTGGGGCTGAAGCACTTGTTCGTTGGCAACACCCGAAGCTCGGTCTACTTCCACCAGTGGCTTTTTTGGAAGTGGCCGAAAAGAGTGACCTGATTATCGACATCGATAAATGGGTATTTAAGAAAGTGGCGAACCTGATTACTGAATGGCAGCGCTCTGGAATCAATTTAGAAAGGGTGACTTTCTCTATCAACTTCTCTGCACGAATGTTTTACATGACCGACCTTGCGGAACAACTTCAAGTCATACTCGATGAAACCGACTGTAAACCGCATCAGTTGCTACTTGAGATAACAGAAAGAGATATGATGCGAGACTTCGAAACCTGTTCGAGAACCATAGAAGTGCTTCATTCCAAAGGTTATAAGATCGCAATAGATGATTTTGGTACCGGATATTCATCTCTTTCGGTACTAAAAAACCTCTCCGCTGACTGCGTTAAGTTAGACCGTAGTTTTATCGAAGACATCAACTCATCCAAGGTCGATTACGAGATCACATGTGCAGTGTTAAAACTTGCGCAGATACTTGATTTTTCAGTCATAGCAGAAGGACTTGAAACACAAAGCCATGTAAAAACATTACGTCAGATAGGTTGTAAATATGCGCAAGGCTATTTCTTTGCTCGACCATTGCCTATTGATGATTGGATCTCTTACTTTATGGGAAGTTATAGTTTAACAAGCAAACACCTCACCAGTACAAAAAGTTAACTTTGAGAAGTTTTTACTCCCATTTCAGGCCCCAGCATAAGTGAGCACCAGGGGCCACACCATCCTTATGTGAGCAAAAAATGCAAAGGTGATATACTCAGCAATTAGGTTTAAGTTAAGTTTCGGTGAATTTTACCAAATGGAGAGAAGGCAACTTGAAAAACTTCGTTTTGCGTGAGATTGTAAAATATCTCACACCAATAACTGTATGATTATGAAAACATTACAATCCATTGCGCTGCTTTCCACAATTATCGCAGCACCACAAGTGTTAGCTGATGTAAAAATTGAAGTTCCTTCTAGCGCAGATGCTCTAGTTGAAGTCTTAGCGGTTAATGAGGCTAAACCTGATCTTGAGGGTGGTTTTTTCTCTTCAAGCAAAACGATCACCGTGCCAGACGGTGTAAACCAAATCGTTTTCCAATATCAGCTTGCTTTTAGTCAAGGTAACGACCGTGAGTTTGTTGATAGTGACGCAATTATTGCTACTTTTGACGCGACAGACACAACAGTAACGTTCGACATGCCGAAGTTCCGCAACGCTAACGAAGCGAGAAAAGGCTTTCAGAACCTAGATTGGAAACTGGTTGATGAGAACCAACATACAATCAGTGTTAAGCAAGACAAATTAACCAAAGATGGCATGCAGATTGGCCGTAAATACCCTCAAGAAGCGAAAGAATACAACCGTACAGGTGGTATTGCCGCATTAACGACAGGTGCTACAGCCGCTGCAGTTGTTCAGCCAGTAACACTACCAGCAAAAATTTATGGCAACGCGTCTAACACGGCCGAAGAAATGCTGTACTTCTGGTATGAAAAAGCCGACGCTGAAACCAAGCAAAAATTCAAAGAGTTCGTGAACAAGTAAA from Vibrio chagasii includes the following:
- a CDS encoding substrate-binding domain-containing protein, whose amino-acid sequence is MNRIFHFASLLLAITCSSTSFAEYPEDVFFKYAENKVTRAVSNQVIWGGPTEGPAVRHEKNIIFVASDLRNGGVYGVGKGLSEAMSNIDWHLRFIDGLGSEVRQGAAIRKAIGFQPDAIVLGGIDAVRHQKILKQAQDLGITIIGWHATELAGGNPDIGLFTNITTDPLDVAEVAALLAIVDSDEQAKIVVFTDPNYEIAMIKANAMVDTIKQCRKCDVLELIYLPLDQIDQKMPATLKMLEKKHGDNITHILAINDLYIDYAIPSLESNLEENKLIPNNISAGDGSKAAYKRINKDQFQSATVPEPLYLQGWQIVDELNRAFNSMPPSGYSAPVHLVTPNNVAELINNEATGIYDPKNGYREAYLNIWKPQ
- a CDS encoding EAL domain-containing protein codes for the protein MKLNQINITQRFIISNFISLLIVSLAVIMVIRSLYYVESTLKNETSTHVSELIVNSEISRRVFTLTSRVKLLEQTFLFSENTLSEEAFNVDYQLQKLRDLSTNEGFSQKIDAFIDNFHRFLGSSLALNRILKQTNQIDATLAAQLNQLEFAIADSKLKHLNQHDFIRYNNELDLMNMLRESFLTSGKMVGDIHSRITPETEKVLLIKVEKELDIFLLHLENVDIETAAVIEQKKLIQKTVKRYNAALKRIRANLEQRWLVMASLLDAQSDLLEMVENTESRVQNQALVLTAQLEEEIGESRLNAIMISFSAVILSLLLLNYVVRNHIQKPLNALKHGFDRLESGSLREPIALGRSDEWSHLEKAYNDMAGRLSEAYLELTEEKKNFDFLAHHDPLTGLANRLLATKKLDEEIKRSREQDTCFLLFYLDIDEFKTINDSLGHGQGDNLLINVSNILTTLVGHNGFVARMGGDEFMVVFSNISLSEGEQLAERLNQSLRKPYYTEDNSIFVAASIGVCEYPTHGANGETLVRNADTAMYHAKRNGRDQYRVYADKMTHEVNDLIETNMGLHQAVANDELEVFFQPKVDLDSQEIIGAEALVRWQHPKLGLLPPVAFLEVAEKSDLIIDIDKWVFKKVANLITEWQRSGINLERVTFSINFSARMFYMTDLAEQLQVILDETDCKPHQLLLEITERDMMRDFETCSRTIEVLHSKGYKIAIDDFGTGYSSLSVLKNLSADCVKLDRSFIEDINSSKVDYEITCAVLKLAQILDFSVIAEGLETQSHVKTLRQIGCKYAQGYFFARPLPIDDWISYFMGSYSLTSKHLTSTKS
- a CDS encoding DUF2057 family protein gives rise to the protein MKTLQSIALLSTIIAAPQVLADVKIEVPSSADALVEVLAVNEAKPDLEGGFFSSSKTITVPDGVNQIVFQYQLAFSQGNDREFVDSDAIIATFDATDTTVTFDMPKFRNANEARKGFQNLDWKLVDENQHTISVKQDKLTKDGMQIGRKYPQEAKEYNRTGGIAALTTGATAAAVVQPVTLPAKIYGNASNTAEEMLYFWYEKADAETKQKFKEFVNK